tttccctataaccctagcgtcatcgaaccttaagtgtgtagaccctacgggttcgggaaccatgcagacatgaccgagacgttctccggtcaataaccaacagcgggatctggatacccatgttggctcccacatgttccacgatgatctcatcggatgaaccacgatgtcggggattcaatcaatcccgtatacaattccctttgtctatcggtatgttacttgcccgagattcgatcgtcggtatccctataccttgttcaatctcgttaccggcaagtctctttactcgttccgtaactcacatcatcccgtgatcaactccttggtcacattctgcatattatgatgatgtcctaccgagtgggcccagagatacctctccgtttacacggagtgacaaatcccagtctcgattcgtgccaacccaacagacactttcggagatacctgtagtgcacctttatagccacccagttacgttgtgacgtttggtacacccaaagcattcctacggtatccgggagttgcacaatctcatggtctaaggaactgatacttgacattagaaaagctctgagcaaacgaactacacgatcttgtgctaggcttaggattgggtctcgtccatcacatcattctcctaatgatgtgatcctgttatcaacgacatccaatgtccatggtcaggaaaccgtaaccatctattgatcaatgagctagtgaactagaggcttactagggacatggtgttgtctatgtatccacacatgtatctgagtttcctatcaatacaattctagcatggataataaacgattatcatgaacaaggaaatataataataacatatttattattgcctctagggcatatttccagcaGAATTATGGGGTTCTTGCAGGCAATAGGCAGCCTGACAGAGATGAGCATCCACCCTGACCCATGAAGGGTTAGGTGGAGGGTGGATCCCATGCAGACGCCGTAGCCATCCAGTCCATGCCCGTCCTCTAGCTGCCTCCCGTCGAAGACGAGGGCCAGCTGGGATTGCGGAGGGATGCCCCACGTGCCATGGATCCTTTTCTTGACGTCCTCTATGGTGTCTGCGCTCTCTACCTCGATGGGGAGCCGAATGTTGGGCGCCTTCAGAAAGATTTGCATCACTTCCGGTGGCCACTTCGGGAGAAGGGCGAGCTGGACGGTCGAATCCTCCTCAATGTTGTAGTCCGCTATGGTGCATCcatcctccagctccttgccATCAAACATGAGGCACTGCTGGGACCGGGGATCGCAAAGCTCGCCGTCAATCCTCGTCTTGACGTTGTAGATTGTGTCCGATACATCTGCGTTGACCAGGATGGTCTCGTCGGCgagggtcttcacaaagatctgcatctGCACAAACAAAATAATTTCACAGGTGATCGAGATCGTCTAGTTTAATGCCTGCCACGCTGCAACCGCCGGCCGTAGTAGTGCCGTTGCGGCCTAATTAACATCGCTCAAATTAGTCCACTTGTCACCCGCAAAAGAAAAAACAAATTGGTCCACTTGTCTTTTATTTCCATTATAAGTGTAATCTTGCAACAGATCCGCGGAAGTGATCAGAAGATCGATTTTAACGTACGCTTGACGCATGCATGGATTGAAACACAATAGGCAGATACGTAGTATGCTATACTCccacaaaatcaacaaaacagaACACAAAATCGTCCCAGATGGATGCATCATGCATGGTCATGTTCATGGGCACGAACGAATGATTGTATGTAGAGACAAGAGATCACACCTTAAGGAACGGGCGACTCCTTGGGGCGGCAAAGAAAGTTCAAGGGGTATTGAGGAAGGAGATACGAGGGGAATTATAGCTAGCGCCACAATCACAAAGCGCCCGTCGTGTTCATCTAgtctagtttttttttttttttttttttttttttttttttttttggagAATTCTAGTCTAGGTCAAATTGAAGGCGAACGTAGTTTTAGAACCAAAATCAACTTAGGGTTGTTGGTTTGGACACGATGATTACGAATCACGAGTCGTCGGCCACCTATAGGGTTAAACATGCAAATAAGTTTTTGAAGAGGCTAGATGTGCAATTAAGGGCTAATGAAGGTTGCTTAGAACAAATCAACAAATTATACCTCAGCTCCGCAAGGTCGATGATAGAAAAAAAGAAGGGTGCATATGGGCCAAAGCGTAACCCAATGCCTACAAGAAAAGAACAATTCTTGCTTTATTCAAAGCACCTCCAAatgattctcaaaaaaaaaaaacctcCAAATGGCAAAAGGGGAGTTGGGGGTCGGTGCATCTCACTCCCAAAGAGAGCTCCCTGCAAATTTGCAACCAGAGTTGCTCGTCTCAGGGAGGAAAACTAACACCGCCACTGTTATCACACATATATTATGAAATCCTGGACACAAGTACGTACGTCGGGGGATCGGTATCCGACCATGAATCACAAGTACGTACGTCGGGTGATCGGTATCCGACCATGAACCACAAGAAAAGGTGCATATGGGCCAAAGCGTAACCCTATGCCTACAAGTAAAGAACAATTCTTGCTTTATTCAAAGCACCTCCAAAAGAGAGCTCCCTGCAGATTTGTAACCAGCGTTGAGTTGCTCATCTCCGGGAGGAAAAATAACACCGCCACTGTTATCACACATATTATGAAATCCTAGACACAAGTACGTAGGTGGATCGGTATCCGACCATGAACCACATACGCTCATCCTCCACGGCGGAGACATGCGCGCAGACGTACAGCTTCCTCCCCTGCACCACCACTGCGCTTGGCAACCTCTTCCTGGTTCTTGCCTACGGCTTCCTGAATTACAAGGTGCGAGTTACCTTCTTGACGGCTGGGAGCGACTTGCTGCTGGAGACCATCGGCCCCGGCTATGCCGGTGGCCATGGCCACGTCGTCACACTCCTGCTCCCGATGCTTGGCGCCCTCCCCGACGCGCTCCTCGTGCTCGGTACGTCCCTGTTTTGCTTTCGCTTGCTTATGAATGGATCTGGTTGGTTCCGTTGAACAAGATGAAGCACACATCTCACCACTGTTTTTTTTGTCGGTGCCAATGCTGAATAGTGTGTCTtcaccttttcttttctttttgaacCGGGCATTAACCCCTTTCCGTTAATTTCTTCAACGGAAAAACAAAGTTCCCAGCCAAGAGTAAAGGGGACAGGAAAGGAGCTAAGCGAGTTCTGCACTAGCAGGAAACACTCTTCTTTATTTtgaaaactttcaatctattcatcttcaatcataaCAATAAAACGAACATcagaaataataataaaatacATCCAGATTCGTAGACCACCTACCAGTGGCGGAGCTTGATGCAAAAGGTTGGGCGGGCCATGCTAGCTAAGATAGTAGAAGATTACTCTTGGGCTGATGTTGCACGGCCCAAACTGAGTGTACAATGAAGAGAATTCTTCTGGGATGGGCGGGCCGGGGCACTGTTGGCCCTCACGTAGTTCCGCCCCTGGCGATGACTACAatcactgaagcgagccgaaggtgCACCGCCGTCATCGTTCCTCACTTACCGGAGCCGGGCACAACTTATtatagtagacagtcgggaaatCGTCGTGCTAATACCTCATAGGACcaacgcaccagaacagcaaccacTGCCTATGAAGAGAAGTTTAGATcgaaaggatccaacctgaagacacacgaACAAAGACAAACAAAGACCGGATCCGAGCAGATCCGCCAAAGACAATCACCAACCGAATCCCTcgagatccgccggagacacttCTCCACACGTCATCCGACGATGCTAGATGCACCACCAGGACGGAGGCTAGATGGGGAGAatcttattccatcttcagaaaGTTGCCGCCGTCTCGTCTTCCAGAGCAGGACACAAACCTAACAAAACCTGAACAAGCAcctaaaaacggagccctcctGCCGACTAGGGCGGGAATCCACCGCACACCCATGGTCCTAAGGCCACAAGAGACGTGGCAGATTGGCGGCGCCACCCAAGGAAGGCAGAATCCCTAGCCACCTTTCCTTGGTAGGAGAGACGAAGCACCCTGTCTGGCTTTCCCCTGGCTCTGGCACATGGGTCTAGTCGAAACGCAAGCAATTGGACTATAACATGTTAGCACCTAGATAGAACTATCCTACCACGTTCACCAGCTCCAATGCTGAATAGTGTATCTTTGCCTTTTCTAAAGAAAAAACATTGCGTGTGTTTAAACCAAGATTCTGAATTAGTCTCAATTCTATTTCATGTATAAACAGCATCTGGCCTCTCGGGGAGCGGAGAAAAGGCACAAAATCAGGTGCTAGTCGGCATGGGTCTGCTTGCCGGCTCCACCATCTTTCTTCTCACCGTCGTTTGGGGGACTTGTGTGTTTGCTGGCAAGTGTGACATTGGGCCCAATGGTGTTGCCATTGATTCAAAAGACACTAAAGGGTGGTTCCGTTTTACTGGTATGTTATCTTCCACTACTCTTATACTTACTCTGTTTTCATTAGAAGTGAAGCTAATATCTTATTTTTGTAGTCATATATGTAGTTAATTTGTTTTACTATAAGCTGGTGTGTCACTCTTGTTGATTGAGTTTGCATTGTCCATGTTTCTTTTTTCCTTTGTATAAAccgaggcaaaagatttgcctcataTATTAATTAAACGGAGAACAATGATCCGGGTGGGGGATCTTTCATGGAGGAAGACCCGAGCGTTTCTCTCATTACAAATCAACCAAGAGACAAGCATGGTTAGGGAGGCCGTGATCTTCCGCACGTCTGCGACATTGTGCTCAAGGTGCCACAATGATGTGTCCATGCTCTCAAGTTGTAGTTCGTCTATAACCAAATTCCAAAGTCAGCGAGTGGACCCACACTTGAAGAAGACTTGGTTGTCAGATTCTTGCACCCTCTTGCAAAGTGGGCAAAGGTGACAATTTGACCACCCTCACTTGGCCAGTCTATCGGTTGTCCAAATTCGGTCTTGAATTGACAACCATGAGAAAAACTTAACTTTGGCGGTGCCCAAACCTTCCACACGGCATGCTCCATTGGAGATAGAATCTTCCCTAAGAATGGAGCCCTCTTTGCGGAAGCCAAAAGTAGTACCCACTAGCCATGTGCTTCCAAACGATGTCATATTGGGTGTATTTATCAAGTTGCACATCATGGAGAAGCATCCAAAGCATGGAAATTTCACGAATGTGTTGGATAGAGACAATGGTGAAAGGCTTGATCTTGAAGGTCCAAACATTGCATCGGAGAGCCTCTCTAACTTTCCAATTCTTTCATGAGGAAGCCTCAAAGATAAGAGGTGCAATATCCATGGATTCACGTGCCAAGGGGACCTACAAAAAGGTGTCCTCGCTCCATTACCAACAGTAATGGAGGTGGAGGCATAGAAGAAGTTGTGGACATCCTCATCACATGGATTTTACATCCTCACCCATACCATGGAAGGCTCCTTCCACTCATACCAATGCCATCGAAGCCTAAGAGCGCACACAAATTTGTTGGTGTTGAGCACACCTAGCACACCATACTCTGTAGGACAACAAACCGCTTCCCAATTGACCTTGCATTTAGCACCGGTCGTCTTGTCCGAAACAGACCAAATGAAAGATCATTCAAGTTAGTTGACATCATGAAGAATACACATTGGCATGACCAGCGGTGTGATGAAGTAAATAGCTTGGGAGGTGATCAAGGACCTGACAAGAGCCATGCGTCCAATGGAGGTTATGTTTTGGCCCTCCCAAGTAACTAGCATTCTGGCAACCTTATCCACAAGGTATTGAAGATACCATGTCTTTGATTTAGCCTACATTGTTCCGTGCATCCCCATTCTCTAACCATCATGCTGAAAATGGAAATCTAAGATGCACATAAGTTGCAATCGATTAGTATAATCTTATTCTTATCAAACATATTATCATTTAGACATGATCAAGTCGGCAAGCATAATGCAGTAGCCCCAGTAAGAACATACATCTATATGTTTGTTAGCCACGTCTCCCATAAATCAATCTCCAAACATCCGAGGTATGTTAGTTGGTGCTAAATTAGATACAATGTGAATGGTTTGCCACTATGTGCAAAGGGGAAATTGACGAACCATTGTTGAATAAGAAATTGTTTTACATCCAGTGGTGGCGTACATAGCCTTCGTAGTGCCTAACTATGCTCCCTAAACATATGACAATAAATTTTGCAGATTAACTGTGATTGAACCAAATCATAGTGCTTGCTTGGTTAGTTTCAGATCAAATGTCCTCGAAACCAAatcatagtgttgcttggttatTTTGTAGATCAAATGCCATCAAACCAAATCATAGTGCTTTGTTTAGTTGGTGAATAACTTTGCCCTAGTTTGCCACATATTTTTATACCAAAATTGCCAAACTTTAGGTGAGCAGATTCTTAGCCACACTTTGGCCTGCCTAAGGGGATCTTATCACAATGTTTTTTCTATGTGACATGCGGCGCTCATTTTCACAAATCGTATTTGTCCATAGGTGTGGCTAGAATCAAACACATATCTAACTTGGCCAAGTTTCCATTACTCGAGGTGTAGGATGTTGCAAAGTGTGGCAAAGTAATTAATCTAAGAATAGTGATGTTCTTACCAGCCCTCCTTTGCATGCACTTCACGAACTGCATGGTTAGCCGTTAATCTTTGGTTGCATACACATTGTTTCGCTTCGCAGGCAGTGGTATTTCAACTGACAATGAAACCAGTTGGACCGCACGGATCATGGCAATTTGTGTTATTCCTTTCGCCATTGCACTTTTCCCGAAAATGTTGAGAATCCAGCCCGGGCATCGCCTGCCCATCTTGTTGGCAACCATTATATCATTCTTTCTTGCACTATCCTACTGCTTGTTTCAGGTACATCCATTCCATCTGATATTGTTTGCATTTTTAAATAATGATGGCTAGATTGGCACGTGTGTGTACATCTAGGTTACAAACATCAATTTGATAGCGATGATTCCCTCAAATTGTAGATCTACCTCCCCTGGATCCAGCGGAGGCGACTTGCATTTGCAAAACATAGGCATGTAATCTCTGGGATACTACAACATGCCCAAATGCAAGCACTCGGCCATCTGCTAAATGACGATGGCACGCCTAACGAAAATGTCATAAGAAAGTATGATGCATCAACTTCATTTTGTTATTCATATGCCAAGGAACACTCATGAACATGACGTGCTCCTTCTCTATGCCAACACGCAGATTGTTCTACAAGATTGACAATGATGATAACCACGACCTATCACGAGCCGAGCTGCATGCCCTTATCATTGGAATCAACTTTGAGGAGCTTGACTTTGACAAGAATGATGCCGTGGACAAAATCATGGATGACTTCGACACATCAGGCAATGACACAATAGATGAGGGAGAGTTCGTCGAGGGAATGAAGATATGGCTCAATGAGGCCAAGAGAAAGGTGCAGGCTTCGGGTGCCTACACTAACAAGTTCATCAATGACTACCATGAGGTATCCTTGGAATTTTCTAGATAGGGAATAGGGCACACCAAATGGGTTTTGTGCACTAAATTACTACGAGCCAATGATTCTCACGCACAAACGGAATTATTTAGAAAATCAAATGACGCCTTTACTAAAATGGTTAAATAATGTTTTAATAATTGTCCAACCAAATTTTCACTAATCATTTTTTTCGATAAAGGGTTCGTGTATTAACTCAAAACGTAGCATCATGGGGATGATGAGTCTAAACGCAGGACATAACTACGATGCACACATGCAACACGAACTTACACACACATAACAAATAAAACTCAGGCAACAGTAAAGTCTTAAAAGATCAAACCATGCATAAGGCATGGAGGGCAGAAGGCCTACCCGTAGCCTATGCCGCCACCTATTTGATCAAAAACCCTCATTTTGGTCACCCGCTCCAACCGCGTACATGGCACTATAAACAATGGTCGGTGCTCCATCCGATGTACCATATACCACGAATGAAGCTACTGCGTACAACAAAAGATAACCTACATCTGGGGTGGGGTTTTACCATGAAAAATAGTTTAGTACGTTAATAACAGCGGGATCATCTGCCTTGCTATGGTCGCTCTGATTATATAGAAATGAATTTAAAATTCCATCTTTGGATCGGTGTTCGATCAACGGCCGACCTTTGCCACACGTTCTTAATAATATCTGCGACACCATCCCGATGTAGCCATCCTATTTCGAATTTGAATGTTCGGCGTGTAGTGGAGGAAATTTCAATCAGGAATGATCGGTGCATGGCCCGAAAGTGACTCAATACGCTCGAGAGCGCGCACAGTCACCATAGTTCACATTTGTTGTCCATGAGCACACGGTCAAGTTTTCCCTATCTTGGCACTGAGTGATTATTAGCCAAGTGGACTGACGACCTGACGAACTAGCCTCTCTAAGGTCCAAATTGTCAACAACAAAGTTCAACAAAAGCGGCTAATGTGTGTCAAAAAGGTCATTATTTTTTTCTTGTTGGTATCACAGGATAttgaaacccccccccccccccccaatgagGTTGGGGTACGGGTTATCCTTTGCAAGATTAACCAATTCACAAAGGAAGGTAGAATTGTGTCCATCTTGGGCAGCCCCCATAGATTGCAACCAGAGTCCAGGAAAATTGGTAGGGCATGTTCCAAGGTGGAATTTTATATGAAACACACCAACCGAAAGGGCTAACAAATTCAGCCTCGTGGTCCGAACCCCAAGTAAAATCCAAAACCTCCCACGATTAGGTAGACAATGTCAAGTGAAGTCGAAACCCCCTAAAAGGTGGTCGAGCACATGCATCAGGAAATCACGTCGGCCAACCTCGACGATGGCGATGAAGTTCAGACACTCAATTAGTAATGTGTTTATGTTCAGCCAAGTCAGTGCGACATCTCCTATTACAAAGCATAGACCCTAAGTCATACATGCGTCATCCAGTCCCTACTTAGCCTAGTTTCCAACCCACATTACATTGGGATATCTATAAGCTCTATGCAATCTATATATTACAATGTTTTATGAGCCAACAAAAACATTTATTTAGGCTCGGTTGCAAAATGAAATTTGCTAAAATAACATATAAAAGAGATGTAGTGGTATAAGAAAGAGCGGTAGAGGGAAACATAAGGAAAATGATCTTCTATCAATTACTAGAGATGATATAGAAAATACTTTTAATAACAAATGTTGTACAAACAGAAAGATTGCAGGAAAACAGTTTACCAATTCTAAACTCCTGCATTTGATTGCCAAGTTTAATTATGTTTTCAATTGTGGCATTTTCAGAATATTTATAATTGCGAATATAAATTAGGGAAATTTCGTTCATGATTCTTTGGCTACGAATTTGTACTATATTTGAACTCGTACCAACGTTTTCGCTACTGGGCGGTAAATTCGGTAACCGGACATTACCATATTTCCTAACACCCCCGCAGTTAACATGTTTACCAAGATAAAAATAATGAAAACTTTGAATTCAATCACTTAGTGAAAACTAAACAAGTTGGTCTCTCCACAACAATATATGAGACGGTTCAGTCGTAACTATGTTGTCTTCACTCCTCGAGGTAGACTGATTGATATCCTTGCCATTTTTATGAGTTCGGGACCTACTATTTGTGCCGTATTTAACTGGTTATGGTGTGTAGCTGTAGATCTCAGTCCCCTATGTAAATATTGACTATTCGGTGACCAAACATTGACTTCTACTCCCTTCGGTTCAAAAAGGATCGCATCTTAGTTTCCCCCCACATTGGAACGCGTTTTAGAAAACTGAAGTGCATCGAGCCAGTGGATGCATGGCTATATATATGAAATTGTCATGTCATATATAGTTATCATTTATAGTTACTCATACCATAAGGTTagttataaggttggctataagagtactactttttttcactttctctctatctatctctTCATATTTATTACAATTTTCTAGGAGTATGCATATAGCTAAGCTTTTGCATGAGAGTCCActcctactccctccgttcctaaatatttgtctttctagacatttcaaatgacTACCTCacacggatgtatgtagacatattttaaagtgtagattcactcattttgctccgtatgttgtcacttgttgaaatatctagaatGACAAATATtgaggaacggagggagtactatttttcCATGTCTCTCTCCTCCATATAGTCACAAGTGCCATAGTCAAAAGTGCCACGTAAGCGGGGTACAAGTCCATTATTGTACTTACTCTAATAGGGACGAAGCTAGAAACAAAACCCAATGGTGTAAGCTATGTAGTAATAATGGTGTCATCTATGCCATTTAGCACTGATTAGTACGAAATTAgtgaagaaaaataaaaaattactGGTCTCAGCTCACACCAGTGCCTCTATGCCAGCTACATCTCCATTTCTTAACTCCTTATTATGCGAGCTGTCGTTTTTTTTCTTGAAAATGATGCTTTTATTAACTTGATATCGCATCAGGGGGATATAAGCAAAATTTGTTCAGGTCACATCTCACTCAGTCACTCTCACCTTTGCATAGCTAGGAGCCTAGAAAGCGCATGGCCAAAACACATTCGAGTTGTTGCTAAGATGTTCCTTTCTAAAAACGAAGTTTCTGAAAACATATACTAATGGGATGTTTTAAATTAAAACACATGCCTTCTTGGTTTCTTTTATGAAATATTTCCGGACGTAACCATTTGAGCAGTATTTTATGGTTACCGTGTGTAACTGCAAATTCCAGCCCCTTAGTAGAGTTGACTACTCGGTAACCAAAACACTGACTCCTACCATAGCTGTGGACCTTTTGTCAAGTTTACATTTTCTCTCCTTAATATCATAGTAGTAATAAGGGCAATTCGAATGCCATGCATCAAAATAGACACACCAAATATCTGTAGACACGTTCAAACTTGACCTCGGACAGCCATACGAGAGCCGGCCATTCAACCATATCCGCCAAATATACTTCCATTGCCCAAAGAAAAGAGGAGAGAGAATGGAGGAGGAGAAAAAGTGGGGTTGTGATAGGGTCCAAGGCTAAGCTAGTGTGTCCGAACTGGGCCGTGAATGTTTGATGCATGACGTTGGATGCCACCATTTTTCCAAATAAAGAACGAATGAGCCGTCTTATTAAGGAAAATCCAGCTATAGCCTTCCAAGCCATTCTCATTTCAAAAGTAAAAGATCAGCATCGCAGATTTGCCCTAACTTCTGAGAAAGAAATGCACTTCCAACAAGCGGTCTTGATCCTGCAGAGAACACGGGAGGAACACGATCAGCTGGCGGTAAGCGATGAAGAGGTGGAGCC
This sequence is a window from Aegilops tauschii subsp. strangulata cultivar AL8/78 chromosome 7, Aet v6.0, whole genome shotgun sequence. Protein-coding genes within it:
- the LOC123493408 gene encoding polyubiquitin-like gives rise to the protein MQIFVKTLADETILVNADVSDTIYNVKTRIDGELCDPRSQQCLMFDGKELEDGCTIADYNIEEDSTVQLALLPKWPPEVMQIFLKAPNIRLPIEVESADTIEDVKKRIHGTWGIPPQSQLALVFDGRQLEDGHGLDGYGVCMGSTLHLTLHGSGWMLISVRLPIACKNPIILLEICPRDTVDIFREKLQELKGITASEQRIIFRGSQLKDGLTLADCGVVKNLLLDVILRLRGTNCPGCATSIARQ
- the LOC109735835 gene encoding sodium/calcium exchanger NCL1, which produces MNHIRSSSTAETCAQTYSFLPCTTTALGNLFLVLAYGFLNYKVRVTFLTAGSDLLLETIGPGYAGGHGHVVTLLLPMLGALPDALLVLASGLSGSGEKAQNQVLVGMGLLAGSTIFLLTVVWGTCVFAGKCDIGPNGVAIDSKDTKGWFRFTGSGISTDNETSWTARIMAICVIPFAIALFPKMLRIQPGHRLPILLATIISFFLALSYCLFQIYLPWIQRRRLAFAKHRHVISGILQHAQMQALGHLLNDDGTPNENVIRKLFYKIDNDDNHDLSRAELHALIIGINFEELDFDKNDAVDKIMDDFDTSGNDTIDEGEFVEGMKIWLNEAKRKVQASGAYTNKFINDYHERTREEHDQLAVSDEEVEPVENPGRMIVKAVGLMLVGAAIPAAFADPLVDAIYSLSKATHVSSFFVSFVVLPLVNNSSEVVSAVRSMRKKRRRSASLALSEVYCVVTVNNLMCLGMFLALVYARDITWDFSSELLIILLVCVVMGLFTSFRTNFPLWTCLVAYSLYPLSLVLVHILDSVFHWS